One part of the Drosophila teissieri strain GT53w chromosome 3R, Prin_Dtei_1.1, whole genome shotgun sequence genome encodes these proteins:
- the LOC122621864 gene encoding metallothionein-2, which yields MPCQGCGNNCRCSAGKCGGNCAGNSQCQCAAKTGAKCCQAK from the exons ATGCCTTGCCAGGGATGTGGAAACA ACTGTCGGTGCTCAGCCGGAAAGTGCGGCGGTAACTGCGCCGGAAACAGCCAATGCCAATGCGCCGCCAAGACGGGAGCCAAGTGCTGCCAGGCCAAGTGA
- the LOC122621863 gene encoding metallothionein-4, with protein sequence MGCKACGTNCQCSATKCGDNCACSQQCQCSCKNGPKDKCCSTKISN encoded by the exons ATGGGTTGCAAGGCTTGTGGAACAA ACTGCCAGTGCTCCGCTACCAAGTGCGGCGACAACTGCGCCTGCAGCCAGCAGTGCCAGTGCTCCTGCAAGAACGGACCCAAAGACAAGTGCTGCTCCACCAAGATATCCAATTAG